The Artemia franciscana chromosome 11, ASM3288406v1, whole genome shotgun sequence genome has a segment encoding these proteins:
- the LOC136033116 gene encoding uncharacterized protein LOC136033116 isoform X1, with amino-acid sequence MHVYIWLLVLILVRNVVESIDVTFDYMGCISTADASVSDQIEVDIDSLAPDLAVEYCSTYCLENLFKDFAMNIPIDGDFKGLLVCTCYQREIMTDLSRFYPDSCNVYCPRIYSDMKNYVCGSGEYFTSWYRLREEDDMFPEEDTTAENLLSSSTRVRKNFRFMSIISLLAFLKYFELL; translated from the coding sequence GTACTCATTTTGGTAAGAAATGTTGTAGAAAGCATAGATGTCACATTTGACTACATGGGCTGCATTAGTACGGCAGATGCATCGGTCAGCGATCAAATTGAAGTCGATATAGATAGTCTTGCACCAGATTTAGCAGTTGAATATTGTAGTACATACTgtcttgaaaatttatttaaagattttGCCATGAATATCCCTATTGACGGAGATTTTAAGGGTTTGCTAGTTTGTACATGCTACCAGCGTGAAATCATGACCGATCTAAGTAGGTTTTATCCAGACTCTTGCAATGTTTATTGTCCAAGGATATATTCTGACATGAAAAATTATGTATGTGGTAGTGGAGAATATTTCACAAGCTGGTATAGACTGAGAGAAGAGGATGATATGTTTCCAGAGGAAGATACAACTGCAGAAAACCTACTGAGCAGCTCCACGAGAGTAAGAAAGAACTTTCGCTTCATGTCTATTATATCATTATtagcctttttaaaatattttgaactactgtaa